From Fibrobacter sp. UWB16, the proteins below share one genomic window:
- a CDS encoding DNA alkylation repair protein: protein MLRFTQEISLALRSIANEEEAHEMSKKAREQFEFLGIRLVPRREVTYPIFDKYPPKDGDELVSRVEDMWAQPYREFQYAACDYLFRHRALLGGQHLNFLKKLIKTRAWRDTVDTLASCVLGDLALRLPALRTKIASWIRDPNIWVRRSAIIFQVQYKDRTDWPLLRQFCLTCAKDDDYYIRNGIGRALSEYARINPTEVRRFVQDNAFAEQTAQEILRLI from the coding sequence ATGCTTCGGTTTACACAAGAAATATCTCTCGCTTTGCGCTCTATCGCTAATGAAGAAGAAGCGCATGAAATGTCTAAGAAGGCTAGGGAGCAATTTGAATTCCTCGGAATCAGATTGGTTCCCCGTCGTGAAGTCACGTATCCAATCTTCGACAAGTACCCGCCAAAGGACGGGGATGAACTCGTGTCGAGGGTTGAGGACATGTGGGCTCAGCCGTATAGGGAATTCCAGTACGCGGCTTGTGACTACCTGTTCCGCCATCGTGCTCTTCTCGGTGGCCAGCACCTTAATTTTTTGAAAAAACTCATCAAGACCAGAGCTTGGCGCGACACGGTCGATACCCTCGCTTCTTGCGTTCTGGGCGATTTGGCGCTCCGCTTGCCGGCGTTGCGTACGAAGATTGCCTCCTGGATCCGCGACCCGAACATCTGGGTACGCCGCAGTGCAATCATCTTCCAGGTGCAGTACAAGGACCGCACCGACTGGCCGCTCTTGCGTCAGTTCTGCCTCACTTGCGCCAAGGATGACGACTATTACATCCGCAATGGCATTGGTCGTGCACTTTCTGAATACGCACGCATCAACCCGACGGAAGTGCGTCGCTTTGTCCAAGACAACGCGTTTGCCGAACAGACCGCCCAGGAAATCCTGCGCCTTATCTAA
- a CDS encoding T9SS type A sorting domain-containing protein yields the protein MNTSIMYSTIALGLAATLYAAENPALNIETSGTLLLDDFEDGDLVSKYGPWKFSGDFASDPNDGVGESTITPKVVTSEDEGHSGKILQIDYSLSKGTYEYDPFVQATLYMDADDGSYDISACSQIEYDYKGAAHKVRLMSTLSEAIGGGDWAYYEMSVGASKDNSWDHAVLNLDQFKRPSWTYIDVKLNDVKQSVYALDWNFSGSSGVSRSLQIDNVKCRNPQFFEISFYNGEELLDRQTVAEGVMPQYEGEIPEKASDEKFDYVFKGWEPELAEATKNTSYLAAFDAVAVFKIAVGETIVIDDFEDGDKISNWGGEFSSYDDEGVDSYAQEEVVSAGDSKNIKFSYKKKKSGGYAGLEMRLVESGTRNLSSCNVVKYKYKGVKHSFRLQSTVVDDYQYHEQTVNANEDWTTAVVELASLQQPSGYVGVESAIKFATAFEWQVNYRSANEGVLEIDDISCSNIPMYTVTFMDGENHVETRKFFEGSMPECESCEYWYKQSLGEFEKYDYTFNGKFSPELESVTKDAVYQMVWDETLREYMVTFVDEDGEDLDFGMFEYGSTPTYNGDDPTKPSDVQWDYKFSGWWPEIVPVSGRTEYRAVYTSTPRKYMVKFVNDDGTEISAQEKEYGSLVSSVEPETAPTKNSAGGISYTFDGWSPEFDEYTTVEGDITYTATYKTSDNKYTIRFMNGDEVLWENFVTAAEMPAYEGSPTKDATAAYTYTFKGWDKDVVAVTKSVTYMAMFDSTKNKYTITFKDDNGTVLETEMYDYGTTASEIDAPNIVRNEEKNDEEFSWVWGDKGYYNVPNYDCEWPVIETVTGNATYTAQCKYRVTFVLGDYDDWYEYVSWQYAYGETPTYDGEPTKDDYSGMYTYTFKGWDKKIEPVGQYSVTYTAQFDRELAQYLVQFVVDDEIIASKKYNAGTEAEKVEVPTATKAPTDNCTYVFTNWENDWGGEGIDDVWGDVTYTAKFECSTTSNKVLVKFVVGDNVLSSTEYEYGTKAASVAVPTATIPATAQYTFEFVSWDKDIADVTEAVTYTAVFDTIVNKYTVKFVSEGNELSSTEYEYGTKAASVAVPTATIPATAQYTFEFVSWDKDIADVTEAVTYTAVFDTIVNKYTVKFVSEGNELSSTEYDYGTKAEKVTVPTATKDATAQYTYTFKSWDKEIADVTGNVTYTAVFEGAVNKYVVKFVSEGKDLSSTEYEYGTKAEKVTVPTATKDATAQYTYTFKSWDKAVADVTGDVTYTAEFESTVNKYVVKFVSENNVLSSTEYEYGTKAANVKVPTATKDATAQYTYTFKSWDKAVADVMGNVIYTAVFDAVVNKYTVKFVSEGKELSSTKYDYGTKAKDVKAPTATKTATAQYTYKFKSWDKTIADVKAAATYTAKFDSTVNKYCVKFVVEGKTVDSTMYAYGTKAKDVKTPKTTPEKKATAQYTYKFKSWDKTIADVKAAATYMAKFDSTVNKYYVKFVVEGKTVDSTMYAYGTKAKNVKTPKDTPEKKSTKDSTYTFDKWDPEIVDVKGNATYKAKFKAKKKSSAIGQVVQSNFKYSFANNELTVYMPKASLVRVLVYDLGGRLVTSFNEDVAGSKVFSLDKLKRGVYQVRIESKSQTRSARISVK from the coding sequence ATGAATACCAGTATCATGTACTCGACAATTGCCTTAGGGCTTGCTGCAACACTTTATGCGGCTGAAAATCCCGCTCTCAATATTGAGACGAGTGGAACTCTGTTACTCGATGACTTTGAGGACGGCGATTTAGTATCTAAATACGGTCCTTGGAAGTTTAGTGGTGATTTTGCCTCTGATCCAAATGATGGTGTGGGCGAATCAACTATTACCCCTAAAGTCGTTACAAGTGAAGATGAAGGTCATTCAGGAAAGATCCTCCAAATAGACTATTCTTTGAGTAAAGGGACTTACGAGTATGATCCTTTTGTGCAGGCTACACTATACATGGATGCCGACGACGGCTCGTATGATATATCCGCATGTTCGCAAATTGAATATGATTATAAGGGTGCGGCCCATAAAGTTCGTTTGATGAGCACATTGAGCGAGGCTATTGGTGGTGGTGATTGGGCGTACTATGAAATGTCTGTAGGAGCTTCTAAAGACAACTCGTGGGACCATGCTGTCCTTAATTTAGATCAATTCAAGAGACCGTCTTGGACTTATATAGACGTCAAGCTAAATGATGTAAAACAGTCTGTGTATGCCCTTGATTGGAATTTCTCAGGTTCTAGTGGGGTTTCTCGTTCATTGCAGATTGACAACGTGAAGTGCCGTAATCCGCAATTCTTTGAAATTTCGTTCTATAACGGTGAGGAATTGTTAGATCGTCAGACGGTGGCGGAAGGAGTGATGCCCCAATATGAAGGCGAAATTCCCGAAAAGGCTTCTGACGAGAAATTTGACTATGTTTTCAAGGGCTGGGAACCAGAACTAGCTGAAGCTACAAAGAATACTTCTTATCTGGCTGCATTTGATGCTGTAGCGGTTTTCAAAATCGCTGTGGGCGAAACGATTGTGATTGACGATTTTGAAGATGGTGATAAAATCAGCAATTGGGGCGGAGAATTCTCTAGTTATGACGATGAAGGCGTAGATTCCTATGCTCAAGAAGAAGTTGTTTCTGCCGGTGATTCGAAAAATATCAAGTTTAGCTATAAAAAGAAAAAATCTGGTGGATATGCCGGGCTTGAAATGCGACTTGTAGAAAGTGGAACCCGCAATCTTTCTTCGTGCAATGTCGTCAAGTATAAATATAAAGGTGTTAAACATAGTTTTAGATTGCAATCAACCGTTGTTGACGATTATCAGTACCACGAACAAACTGTAAACGCCAATGAAGATTGGACAACTGCAGTTGTTGAATTGGCTTCGTTGCAACAGCCTTCGGGTTATGTGGGTGTTGAAAGTGCAATCAAGTTTGCAACTGCTTTTGAATGGCAGGTGAACTACCGATCGGCAAATGAAGGTGTTTTGGAAATCGATGATATTAGCTGTTCCAATATTCCGATGTATACGGTTACATTCATGGATGGTGAAAATCATGTGGAAACGCGCAAGTTCTTTGAGGGTTCAATGCCTGAATGTGAATCTTGTGAGTATTGGTATAAACAATCTCTAGGTGAGTTTGAAAAATACGATTACACCTTTAACGGCAAGTTTTCTCCAGAACTTGAATCCGTGACGAAGGATGCTGTATACCAGATGGTGTGGGACGAAACGTTGCGCGAGTACATGGTGACGTTCGTGGATGAAGATGGTGAAGATCTTGATTTTGGTATGTTTGAATATGGCTCCACGCCTACGTATAATGGAGATGATCCGACAAAGCCGTCCGATGTGCAGTGGGATTACAAATTTAGTGGATGGTGGCCTGAAATTGTTCCTGTATCTGGGAGAACGGAATATCGTGCTGTGTATACATCGACTCCTCGCAAGTACATGGTCAAGTTTGTAAACGACGACGGTACGGAAATATCGGCTCAGGAGAAAGAGTATGGCTCATTAGTATCCTCTGTTGAGCCTGAAACGGCTCCGACTAAGAATTCGGCGGGCGGCATATCGTACACGTTTGATGGCTGGTCTCCTGAATTTGACGAATATACCACTGTGGAAGGTGATATAACTTATACGGCGACGTACAAGACCAGTGATAATAAGTACACCATTAGGTTTATGAATGGCGATGAAGTTTTGTGGGAAAATTTTGTGACGGCGGCTGAAATGCCTGCATATGAAGGTTCGCCGACTAAGGATGCTACTGCTGCTTATACCTATACCTTTAAGGGTTGGGATAAGGATGTTGTTGCTGTAACTAAGTCTGTGACTTATATGGCTATGTTTGACAGTACAAAGAACAAATACACCATTACGTTCAAGGATGATAATGGCACGGTTCTTGAAACCGAGATGTATGATTATGGAACGACGGCAAGTGAAATCGATGCTCCGAATATTGTAAGAAACGAAGAAAAGAACGATGAAGAATTTAGTTGGGTTTGGGGTGATAAGGGGTATTATAACGTTCCGAACTATGATTGTGAATGGCCGGTGATCGAAACGGTTACAGGAAATGCCACATATACGGCACAGTGCAAATATCGTGTGACATTTGTTCTTGGTGATTATGATGATTGGTATGAGTATGTGAGCTGGCAGTATGCTTATGGTGAAACGCCTACGTACGATGGCGAACCGACTAAGGATGATTATAGTGGTATGTACACTTATACCTTCAAGGGCTGGGACAAGAAAATTGAACCGGTGGGTCAATATTCTGTGACTTATACGGCCCAGTTTGATCGCGAGCTTGCACAGTATCTTGTCCAGTTTGTCGTGGATGATGAAATTATCGCTTCTAAAAAGTATAATGCCGGTACCGAAGCAGAGAAGGTGGAGGTTCCGACAGCGACGAAGGCGCCTACGGATAATTGTACCTATGTCTTCACGAATTGGGAAAATGATTGGGGCGGAGAAGGAATAGACGACGTGTGGGGTGATGTTACCTATACCGCTAAATTTGAATGTTCTACGACGAGTAATAAGGTCCTTGTAAAATTCGTTGTAGGAGACAATGTATTGAGCTCCACGGAATACGAGTACGGCACGAAGGCTGCTAGTGTGGCTGTTCCGACGGCAACAATACCTGCAACGGCTCAGTACACGTTTGAATTCGTGTCTTGGGATAAGGATATTGCCGATGTAACGGAAGCTGTGACATATACTGCCGTATTCGATACGATTGTGAACAAGTATACAGTTAAGTTCGTGTCAGAAGGCAACGAATTGAGCTCCACGGAATACGAGTACGGCACGAAGGCTGCTAGTGTGGCTGTTCCGACGGCAACAATACCTGCAACGGCTCAGTACACGTTTGAATTCGTGTCTTGGGATAAGGATATTGCCGATGTAACGGAAGCTGTGACATATACTGCCGTATTCGATACGATTGTGAACAAGTATACAGTTAAGTTCGTGTCAGAAGGCAACGAATTGAGCTCCACGGAATACGATTACGGTACGAAGGCTGAAAAGGTGACTGTTCCGACGGCAACGAAGGATGCAACGGCACAGTACACGTATACGTTCAAGTCTTGGGATAAGGAAATTGCCGATGTCACGGGTAATGTAACTTATACCGCCGTATTCGAAGGTGCAGTGAACAAGTACGTCGTGAAGTTCGTGTCTGAAGGTAAGGATTTGAGCTCCACGGAATACGAGTATGGCACGAAGGCTGAAAAGGTGACTGTTCCGACGGCAACGAAGGATGCGACGGCACAGTACACGTATACATTCAAGTCTTGGGATAAGGCTGTTGCCGATGTCACGGGTGATGTCACTTATACCGCCGAATTTGAAAGTACAGTGAACAAGTACGTTGTGAAGTTCGTATCTGAAAACAATGTATTGAGTTCCACGGAATACGAGTACGGTACGAAGGCTGCGAACGTGAAGGTTCCGACGGCAACGAAGGATGCGACGGCACAGTACACGTATACATTCAAGTCTTGGGATAAGGCTGTTGCCGATGTCATGGGTAATGTAATTTATACCGCCGTATTTGATGCTGTTGTGAATAAGTATACAGTGAAGTTCGTATCTGAAGGTAAGGAACTGAGCTCTACGAAATACGATTACGGTACAAAGGCTAAGGACGTGAAGGCCCCGACGGCAACGAAGACCGCAACGGCTCAGTACACGTATAAGTTCAAGTCTTGGGACAAGACAATCGCAGATGTCAAGGCGGCTGCAACGTACACGGCTAAGTTCGATAGCACTGTGAATAAGTACTGCGTGAAGTTTGTTGTCGAAGGCAAAACGGTGGATTCTACGATGTATGCTTATGGCACAAAGGCTAAGGATGTCAAGACGCCGAAGACGACGCCTGAAAAGAAAGCAACGGCACAGTACACTTACAAGTTCAAGTCTTGGGACAAGACTATTGCTGATGTCAAGGCGGCTGCAACGTACATGGCTAAGTTCGATAGCACTGTGAATAAGTACTACGTGAAGTTCGTTGTCGAAGGCAAGACCGTAGACTCTACAATGTATGCTTATGGCACGAAGGCTAAGAATGTCAAGACGCCGAAGGATACGCCTGAAAAGAAGTCGACAAAGGATTCTACGTACACGTTTGACAAATGGGATCCGGAGATTGTCGATGTCAAGGGCAATGCCACTTATAAGGCTAAGTTCAAGGCAAAGAAAAAATCCTCGGCTATTGGCCAGGTTGTCCAGAGCAACTTCAAGTATAGCTTTGCAAACAACGAATTGACGGTGTATATGCCGAAGGCTTCTCTGGTCCGTGTGCTGGTGTATGACTTAGGTGGCCGCTTGGTAACGTCCTTTAACGAAGATGTTGCCGGATCCAAGGTCTTTAGCCTTGATAAGCTGAAACGCGGTGTCTATCAGGTCCGCATTGAAAGCAAGAGCCAGACTCGTTCTGCTAGGATCTCTGTGAAGTAA
- a CDS encoding radical SAM protein — MNSLLNKAIAQERLTPAEGLEILKNVPWTEVVEAADTVRKAKHPGNRVGYTAFRIVNYTNVCEVTCSFCSFCRPAKHPEAYILSLDEIRQKTLEAKAKGADQIFLQGGVNKEIPLNYYTDVLKMLTQELDVKVRGFSPVELVRIAEFNNIPLDELLDIFKEAGLSSVPGAGAEILSDRMRQILSPKKLPAQQWCDTLAACHKKGLPGSANIVIGSAETAEEVIEHLEYVRKTQDIAHGFKSFVVWTFQPQTDKFPIRHVRGDEYLKLLALSRLYLDNVPHIEVSLLGMGLSLGELGLHAGADDINSIVIEENVLKNHGLTTIEQAENFIKNAGFTPYRRSLNFD; from the coding sequence ATGAATTCCTTGTTAAATAAAGCAATCGCTCAAGAACGCCTCACACCGGCAGAAGGGCTCGAAATTCTGAAAAACGTCCCGTGGACCGAAGTCGTCGAGGCCGCCGATACGGTACGTAAGGCCAAGCACCCAGGTAACCGCGTGGGCTATACCGCATTCCGCATCGTAAACTACACGAACGTTTGCGAAGTGACTTGCAGTTTTTGCAGTTTTTGCCGCCCCGCAAAGCACCCCGAAGCGTACATTTTGAGTTTAGACGAAATCCGTCAAAAGACGCTCGAGGCCAAAGCCAAAGGCGCCGACCAGATTTTTCTGCAGGGTGGCGTCAACAAGGAAATTCCGCTCAACTATTACACCGACGTTCTCAAGATGCTCACACAAGAATTGGACGTCAAGGTGCGCGGATTCTCGCCGGTTGAACTTGTCCGCATCGCGGAATTCAACAACATACCGCTCGACGAACTGCTTGATATTTTCAAAGAAGCGGGCCTCAGTTCCGTTCCAGGCGCAGGCGCCGAGATTCTCTCTGACCGCATGCGTCAAATCTTGAGTCCCAAGAAACTCCCGGCACAGCAGTGGTGCGACACGCTTGCAGCATGCCACAAGAAGGGACTCCCTGGCAGCGCAAACATCGTCATTGGCAGTGCCGAAACCGCCGAAGAAGTCATCGAGCATTTGGAATACGTGCGCAAAACGCAGGACATCGCCCACGGCTTCAAGAGTTTTGTCGTGTGGACGTTCCAGCCGCAGACCGACAAATTCCCCATCCGCCATGTACGCGGCGATGAATACCTCAAGTTGCTTGCGCTCAGCCGCCTATACCTCGACAACGTCCCCCACATCGAAGTTTCGCTGCTTGGCATGGGACTTTCACTCGGGGAACTCGGATTGCACGCCGGCGCCGACGACATCAACAGCATCGTCATCGAAGAGAATGTGCTTAAAAATCATGGGCTTACGACCATCGAACAAGCCGAAAATTTCATCAAAAACGCCGGTTTCACCCCCTACCGCCGAAGTCTAAACTTTGACTAA
- a CDS encoding esterase, translating to MNHLSLKCAAMALAFAASAQAFTVTGKVSDESGKAIEKASVELLKNALKTTTDSKGEFKIFKDETIGLHAARPMLGYVSVMNGVLSYSQSTNEPVRIQVFDAVGSRVLNETVYGTGTLDMQSIVKSQGSYFARVSVGSAKSNFRFTSNGNYGISFGEAVARGLKKEESGDELRVIATDYDTLTVALSNLDTNVTLKLKKTVKEPEYAYGWGLKNDPVPTRGCGKDTKLDYKYRGDKPYIEFKWSKGSRTVRLDIPKNYDKNKPYKLIFGMQCMGGWAGGVQDEGYYGLKPLDTENTAIFVAPEGNGNQAPWGQDDYTLFDELLAYLEGNFCIDSSRVFSTGFSYGSMFSNGLSWNHQDVLRAVAVYETAERNIWLPQRKKMGIGWMGVLGLQDNLCTPAMGRSARDIILELNSEGGKAKNERAQEYGGNGPHVCYDYTTVEERFPVRWCTQNGGHIWDHKDPGSNQSWVPKTTWDFFNKF from the coding sequence ATGAATCATCTCAGTTTGAAGTGTGCTGCAATGGCGCTTGCTTTTGCGGCATCTGCACAGGCCTTTACCGTTACGGGTAAGGTTAGCGACGAAAGCGGCAAGGCTATCGAAAAAGCCTCCGTAGAACTTCTTAAAAATGCTCTCAAGACAACGACTGATTCCAAGGGCGAATTCAAGATCTTCAAAGATGAAACGATTGGCCTGCATGCGGCTCGTCCGATGCTTGGCTATGTGAGTGTGATGAACGGCGTTTTGTCTTATTCCCAGAGCACAAATGAACCGGTGCGCATTCAGGTTTTTGATGCTGTAGGTTCCCGCGTCTTGAACGAGACCGTTTATGGCACGGGCACGCTTGACATGCAGTCTATCGTGAAATCTCAGGGCTCTTATTTTGCACGCGTGAGCGTCGGTAGCGCGAAGAGCAATTTCCGCTTTACATCCAATGGCAATTACGGGATTTCGTTTGGCGAAGCTGTGGCTCGCGGTCTCAAGAAAGAAGAATCTGGCGATGAACTTCGCGTGATTGCAACGGATTATGATACGCTTACGGTTGCGCTCAGCAACTTGGACACGAACGTTACGCTCAAGCTCAAGAAGACTGTCAAGGAACCGGAATACGCTTACGGTTGGGGACTCAAGAACGATCCGGTGCCGACACGTGGTTGCGGCAAGGATACAAAGCTTGATTACAAGTATCGCGGTGATAAGCCGTATATCGAATTCAAGTGGAGCAAGGGTTCACGCACCGTGCGTCTCGACATCCCGAAGAACTACGACAAGAATAAACCGTACAAACTCATTTTCGGCATGCAGTGCATGGGCGGCTGGGCCGGTGGCGTGCAGGATGAAGGCTACTATGGCCTGAAACCGCTTGATACGGAAAATACCGCTATCTTCGTCGCTCCGGAAGGCAATGGAAACCAGGCCCCGTGGGGTCAGGATGACTACACGCTCTTCGATGAACTTCTTGCATACCTCGAAGGCAACTTCTGCATTGACTCTTCTCGTGTGTTCTCGACCGGCTTTAGCTACGGCTCCATGTTCTCTAACGGACTTTCTTGGAACCATCAGGACGTGCTCCGCGCTGTTGCCGTGTACGAAACTGCTGAACGCAACATTTGGCTCCCGCAGCGCAAGAAGATGGGCATTGGCTGGATGGGCGTGCTCGGCTTGCAGGACAATCTCTGCACTCCGGCAATGGGTCGCTCTGCTCGCGATATCATCTTGGAACTCAACTCCGAAGGTGGCAAGGCCAAGAACGAGCGTGCTCAGGAATATGGTGGCAACGGTCCGCATGTGTGCTATGACTACACGACAGTCGAAGAACGATTCCCGGTTCGCTGGTGCACGCAGAACGGTGGCCACATCTGGGACCACAAGGATCCGGGTTCGAACCAGTCTTGGGTACCGAAGACTACTTGGGATTTCTTCAACAAGTTCTAA